A segment of the Lelliottia amnigena genome:
TGCATCAGCACAGCATGTTTACCATTTTGGTTGGGCGATTTGTCGGCCCCCACGCGTCCGCTGGTGCCAATGGTTGCCGGGGATGCTGGATCTGCCGGTTGCCAAATTTATCCTGCCCAATATCATCGGCTGCGTCCTTTGGCCGCCGTTCTATTTCCTGCCCGGGATCCTGGCCGGTGCGGCGACCGATATTCCCGTTGATGCCCAAAGCGGTGACTTCAAATGGCTGCTGCTAGCGACCGCGCTGTTGCTGTGGGTGGGCGTCTGGCTGTGCTGGCGTTTATGGCGCAGCGCCAAAGCCGGGACGGATCGTTTGACGCACTATTTGCCGCGCAGTCGTTTGATCTGGCTTGCGCCGTTACTCTTGGGCGTTGCGGTAGTCGCGCTGGCGGCGCTGATTCGTCATCCGCTCATGCCGGTGTACGGTGAGATTTTACTGAAGGTGGTAAGCCGGTAATTTTTCTTCTTTTCGATCGCGGTTTTACCCTTCTCCCTGTATGCATGTCAGCGGGTTTTCTCCTTCTCGCTGCGCGCAACTCGGCGGATTTTCTACCTCTCATTGTGTGCAAGTCGGCGGGTTTTCTCGTTCTCGCTGTGTGCATGTCGGCGGATTTTCTCCCTCTCATTGTGTGCAAGTCAGCAGATTTTCTCTTTCTCGCTGCGTGCATGTCAGTGGGTTTTCTCCCTCTCCCTGTGGGAGAGGGGCGGGGTGAGGGCATCAGACGATTCAGTGCCTAAACCGGCTGCGCATGTATTCCCAGCAGCGCTGAGGCGCTGGCGTTTCCGCTAAGCAGCGCTTGCGTTTCGCCATCCCAGTCGATGCGCCCGTCGGCAATCACCACCGCTCGTGGCGCAATGCTGGCGGCGTCTTCCACGCTGTGCGACACCATCAGCATGGTGAGTTGCTTCTGCTGACACACGTCCTTCACCAGCTGCAGCATCTCTTGTCGCAGCGCGGGATCGAGGGCTGAGAACGGCTCATCAAGCAGTAAAATCGGCTGCTCCCGAACCAGACAGCGCGCCAACGCCACGCGCTGACGCTGGCCGCCGGACAACTCTCCCGGCAGGCGACTCGCTCAATTCCGTCAACCCCATTTGCTGTGCAATAGCATCACATTTTTGACGTTGCCCCGCCGTCAGTTTCAGCCCGGATCCATTCCCAGCCCAATGTTCTGGCGGACGGTCAGATGGGTAAACAGATTATTTCCTGAAACAGCATCGACACCGGACGCTGCGAGGGGGGCGTGTGAGTATGATCTTGACCGTTAATCGTCATCTCTCCGCGCGCGGGCGGCAGGAAACCGGCAATCAGATTGAGCAAGGTGCTTTTGCCCGCCCCACTGGGACCGAGAATCGCGATCATTTCACCTTGCTTCGCGGTCAGGGTAAAACGCATTGGCAGGTGCTGGTAAAGCCAGGTTACATCAGTCAGTTTTAGCATCACGCCCGGTAGTTTTTCGATAACGGTGAACAAGGTAAAGCACAGCAGCAGAAGCAACAGCGCCGTGACAGCGCCGTCCTGACTGCGATAGGAGCCTATTTGCTGGTAGAGCCAGAACGGCAGCGTGCGGAAATCGTCATTGCCAAACAGCGCCACGACACCGAAATCGCCAATCGACAGCACGCTGGCAAAGGCCAACGCTTGAGCAATCGGGCGTTTTAGTGCGCGGAGTTCGACCACTTTCAACCGCTGCCAGCCGCGCATTCCCAGTGACTGACAAAGCAAAGTGTAACGGGCGCTGACGTCGCGCATCGGATTTTCCAGCACTTTGAGCGCGTAGGGGATCGCCATCAGCGCGTTGGTGAAAATCACGATGCCGTCCGCGTGAGCGGGCAGGCCGATAGTGCTGTTAAACAGTAAGAAGAAACCGGTCGCCAGCACAATGCCCGGCATCGCCAGAATCAGCATTCCGCTCAGCTCCAGCGCTTGTCCGGCGACTCTGGCCTGACGCGCGTACAGCTCACGGCTGCTCCACAACAGCATCATTGTCAGCAGGACGCACAGCAAACCGGCACCGATGGCAATGCGCAGCGAGGTGCCGGTTGCTTGCCACAGCACAGGCTGTTGCAGCACGGAAATCACATTCAGATTGAGGCCATCCACCACCACCGCGAGCAATGGCGGGAGCATCAGCAGCAACGCCAGCGCAATCAGTACGATGTCCGTAACCCGGCTGCGCCAGCGATCCTGCGGGTCACGCCAGCCGCTAACCTGATGGCTGCCCACCGCGATCGCTTTGCTCAGACGCTGGCTGAGCAGCACCAGCCCCAGACAGCAGAACATCTGAACCATCGCCAGGATCGCCGCACGGCCCGGATCGTAGTCAAAACTGAGCGCCTGATAAATCGCGAGTTCAATGGTTGTTGCCTGTGGCCCGCCCCCCAGCGACAGAACCGTTGCAAAGCTGGCGAAACAGAGCATGAAGATCAACGCGGCAACCGGTGGGATCTGGCGGCGCAGCCACGGCCATTCGACAAACCGGAAGAACGGCCAGCCGCGCATACCAAGCTGTGCGGCGAGCTGGCGCTGTTCACCGGGAATATTTTCCAGTGCCTGTAAAAACAGTCGCGTCGCCATCGGCATATTGAAAAAGACGTGGGCCAGTAAAATGCCCTGCAGACCGTAAGGCGAGAAGGTCCACTCGATACCAAAAACGCTCAGTAGCGAAGCGATCCACCCCTGGCGGCCGTAAACGCTCAGAATGCCGAACACCGCGACCAGCACCGGTAAAATCAGCGTCATGGCGCAAAGGCGCAACAGGATTTTCCTACCGGGGAAGCGTCGGCGGTACAGGGCGCGAGCCAGAAAAATCGCCGGCACGACGGAGATCAGCGCAGAGAGAAACGCCTGCCAGAAAGAGAAACGCACGACATGCCAGAGATAGCTGTCATGCCAAAGCGCGACGAGATCGCTCTCTGGCGCGTTAAACCACAGCGCCAGAAAAGCACCCAGGCTGACGACCACCATTAACGTGGCGGCAATCAGCCCCGGGATCAGCCAGCCGGGGATTAACGGCTGACAGCGCGTTGCCATTCACTGATCCATGCTGCGCGCTGGCTGGAAACCTGCTGCGGGGTAAATTCCAGCGTCGTTTGTGGTTTGGTCAACTGATCAAAGCCCGCAGGCAAAGTCACGTTGGTCACCGGATACATCCAGTTGCCGGTCGGGATCGCATTCTGGAATGCCGGTGAAACCATAAATTTCAGGAACTTTTCAGCCAGTTCAGGCTGTTTGCTGGCTGCCGTACGTGCGGCCACTTCCACCTGCAAATAGTGCCCCTCAGAGAAATTCGCCGCCGCGTAATGGTCTTTTTTCTCTTCGATGATGTGATATGCCGGCGAGGTGGTGTAGCTCAGAACCAGGTCGCTTTCGCCTTTGAGGAACAGGCCGTAGGCTTCGCTCCAGCCTTTGGTGACGGTAACGGTTTTCGCCGCCAGCTTCTGCCACGCTTCTGGCGCGTTGTCACCGTAGACTTTTTGCATCCACAGCAGCAGGCCCAGACCCGGCGTGCTGGTGCGCGGGTCCTGGTAAATCACGCGCCATTTCTGGTCGCTTTCAACGAGTTCTTTCAGGCTCTTAGGCGGATTCTTGAGTTTGTTTTTGTCATACACAAACGCGAAGTAGCCGTAATCGAACGGCACGAACGTGTCATTTTTCCAGCCGCCGGGAACGTTAACCGCCTCGGAGGGCACGCCGCTTTTGGCGAACAGTTTGGTTTGTGAGGCCGCGTCCAGCAGATTATTGTCGAGGCCCAGCACCACGTCGGCTTTGCTGTTTTTACCTTCCATGCGCAGACGGTTCAGCAGCGAGACGCCGTCTTCCAGCGCCACGAATTTCATCTCGCAGTTGCAGTCGGCTTCAAAGGCTTTTTTGACGACCGGTCCAGGGCCCCAGTCAGCGGCGAAGGAGTCGTAGGTGTAGACCGTTAACACGGGCTTGGCAAAAACAGGCAGCGCAAACAGCGCCAGCAGGGGGAGAACTTTTTTTAACACTTTGCACCTCAAAGTTGAGTGGCAAAGGATTTTGAGCGACAGCCTCAAATCCCTTCGCCGGCGTTATCCGGATCAGGTTCGACGGGTATTATCTCAGCGCACATCATTGATGCAGCACCCCGTTGAGAACAGCAGTAGTGTAATGATTTGGTGAATATTACGAAAGTGTTATGGTTCCGGCGGTGCAAACCAGGCCGATTTAAAGTCAAACCAGCCTAAGGTGTTCATTCTCATACCGCGCATACTGCGCTGCCCCTGGATCATCAGCCAGTGGTGGATCAGCGGAACCATCGCCTGCTGCGACAGCAGCTGCTGGCACCAGACGGCGAGATTCATTTCCCCGGCGCGCCATTGCGCGGCGTCCTGCTGCCAGTCGCGGGCAATACAGTGCTGGATCAGCGGGATTTCAAACAGATGTGAGAACAGGGAGAAGTCGAGCGGCAGGGTGAAATTCGCGCTGTTGAGCCAGATATCGCTCACCGCTTCGCCGCGATGCCACTCATCATATTCCACTTCCTGAATCTCGAGCTTCACGCCCTCTGCCGCCAGCAGTTTGCTCATGATTCTGGCGATAAAACGGTGCTCAACGTGTTCGCGATAATAGGTCAGGGTGATGGATTCCAGCCCGGCGGGTTTCTCGCCGCGTCCGGGGCGGGCATGGTGCCAGCGAGGAAGCAGCCCATACGCCGGGAACCAGTAAGTCTGGTGTTGATCTTCCGCCTGATAAATCAGATTGGCGGGGGGCGAGAATTTGGCTCACCCACTGGCGCACGTCGCGGCTGGCTCCGCGATGCGTGCGGGCATCAAACAGCAGGTAGTAACAGCCCTCTTCAAGTCGGCTCTCAACGGCTTTTTCGCCTTCGGTGGGGCCTTCCAGCGTCAGGCCAGGGCTGAACTCTTCGCTGATGTCGGGCAATACCCAGACATTCACTTCGTCAATCAGTGCGCGATAACCAAAGTAGTCATCAAAGGCGCGAATCTTGAGTTGATTATTGTTATTGCGTGTCACCGCATATGGGCCCGTGCCGACAGGCTGGCTGGAGAAATGAGGCATCGATTGCCACTCGTGCGGCAAAATCATCGACGGCACATAGCCCATCAGCCATGGCAGCCACTGATCGGGCTGCGAAAGTTCGATATCCAGCGTCCAGGCCGTTGGCGAGTGGATGCGCGAGATATGAGAATAGAGCGGCAGTTCGCGGGCACGTTGCAGCGACGCGATAACATCGTCCATTTCCAGCTCACGTCCATGATGAAAATGAATGCCTGGACGCAAAAAGAAACGCCAGTGCAGGGGCGAAAGCTGTTGCCAGTGGTGAGCAATATCGGCTTCCAGTTCCCCATTTTCCTCATTTATGCGCGTCAGGCCACTAAAGATCTGCCGCGCCATGTGCGTTTCGGATCGACGTAATGCACTGCCGGGTAACAAATTTTTCATCGGCCGATAGTAGAGAACGCGCAGAATATGGCGTCCCTGGCGGAAGCTACGCCCCAGATGGGACACCAGCATTTGACGCACCGCAGCCTTATCGCCGACCAGTTGCACCAGCTGATCAATCCGATCCTGCTCCAGCAGATCCTCGGCGCGCTGTTGTTGCAGGGCGAGGCCGGTATAGAGGAACGTCAAACGTGAACGTTTACCGCGCCCGGCTTCGGCTTCCCAGTTGAGCCAGCCCTGCTGCTGCATGGTGTTGAGGAGCGTGCGCATATGGCGGCGTGAACAGTTCAGGAGTTCAGCCAGTTCGTTGAGCGTGGTCTCCCGCTCCAGGCCTTCGCAGCACTGCCAGAGGCGGATGAATTGTTGTTGCAGACGACCTGACGCCATAAAAGGGGAACTCCTGCCAAAAAATCATCAATTTATTAATCCCTATATTAAGCCAATAATCATTTCCGATGAAGCAAGGGAGTGAATGATGAAGAGGTCAACCGCACGTCAGTTTTATCAGCAGTACTTTTTAGCGACAAAAGGAGTGTCCTGGCTGGCCCGCCAGTGCGCCGAGCAGCGGCTGAAAATGCTGGAAGAATTGATGCAGTGGGAGGTTACGCAAACGACCTCGGATCGCTGACTTGCCTCGATCATGTGTGACTGAGTATTGGTGCTTATCACCCGCCAGCAAAATGTTTTTGCTGGCTTTTTTCGTTTACTATTCCCTCTGTTTATTCGTTTTAACAAGGATCTGAGCATGCTCTGGTTGATGACGATGGGTCGGCGCCTGAATGGGGTGTACGCCGCTTTTATGCTGGTGGCGTTTATGATGGGCGTGGCGGGAGCGCTTCAGGCTCCGACGTTGAGCTTGTTCCTCAGCCGCGAAGTCGGCGCGCAGCCGTTTTGGGTTGGGCTCTTTTATACCGTCAACGCCATCGCCGGGATCCTGGTGAGCCTGTGGCTGGCAAAGCGCTCGGACAGTCAGGGCGATCGCCGCAAGCTGATTCTGTTTTGCTGTGCGATGGCGATCGGTAACGCGCTGTTGTTCGCGTTCAACCGCCATTATCTGACGCTTATCACCTGTGGCGTGCTGCTGGCATCGCTGGCCAATACCGCTATGCCACAGCTCTTTGCCCTGGCGCGCGAGTATGCCGATAACTCGGCACGAGAAGTGGTGATGTTCAGCTCAGTAATGCGCGCCCAGTTATCCTTAGCGTGGGTCATCGGCCCGCCGCTGGCGTTTATGATCGCGCTGAATTATGGCTTTACCGTGATGTTTTCTATCGCCGCGGGGATCTTTGCTATCAGTCTGGTGCTGATCGCGTGCGTACTGCCGTCGGTTGCCCGGATAGAGCAGGCGACCGATAAGCCCGTGACGCAGATTAGCGGCTGGCAGAACAAAAATGTGCGCATGTTGTTTATCGCCTCGACGCTGATGTGGACTTGCAACACCATGTACATCATCGATATGCCGCTGTGGATCAGTAACGATCTGGGTTTGCCGGACAAGCTGGCGGGGATCTTGATGGGGACGGCCGCCGGGCTGGAAATTCCCGCGATGATCCTGGCGGGTTATTACGTCAAACGCTTTGGTAAACGCCGGATGATGGTGGTGGCTGTGGCGGCAGGGGTGTTGTTTTATCTCGGGTTAATTATGTTTCACAGTCGCGAAGCGCTGCTGGCGCTCCAGTTGTTTAACGCGATTTTCATCGGAATTGTCGCCGGGATCGGCATGCTGTGGTTCCAGGACCTGATGCCTGGAAGAGCAGGGTCAGCGACGACGCTTTTCACCAACAGTATTTCAACCGGGGTGATTCTGGCGGGCGTGATTCAGGGCGCGCTGGTACAAAGCTACGGACATTTTGCGGTGTACTGGGTGATTGCGGCAATTTCTCTATTAACGCTGGCGCTCACCTGCCGGGTGAAGGATGTGTGAAAGGAGAAGGGGTAGTTTAAAGCCTGGTTTTGCACACTGATGAATGGCCCGCTTAACACGGGCCATTCATTTTAGTTCATAAATGCAGGCTGTTTGTTCTCGTAGGCCGCAATAGAATCTTCATGCTGGAGCGTCAGTCCGATGCTGTCCAGACCGTTGATCATGCAATGGCGGCGGAACGCATCAATACTAAAGGCGTAAGTTTTATCGCCCGCTTTGACGACTTCCGCTTCCAGATCCACTTCAAACGTGATGCCCGGATTGGCTTTTACCAGCGCGAACATCTCGTCGACCTGCTCGTCGCTCAGCGTCACGGGTAACAGCTGGTTGTTGAAGCTGTTGCCGTAAAAGATGTCGGCGAAACTCGGCGCGATAACCACTTTAAACCCGTAATCCGTCAGTGCCCACGGCGCATGCTCACGCGATGAACCGCAGCCGAAGTTTTCGCGCGTCAACAGAATCGAAGCGCCTTTAAATTCCGGGAAGTTCAGCACGAATTCTGGGTTCGGCTGCTGGCCCTGATCGTCAAGAAAACGCCAGTCGTTAAACAGGTGTGCACCAAAGCCAGTGCGGGTGACTTTCTGCAAAAACTGTTTTGGGATAATGGCATCAGTATCCACGTTTGCCGCGTCCAGAGGGACAACCAGGCCTGTATGCTGGGTAAATTTCTCTGCCATGATTGTCTCCTTATTTTAAAACACGAATATCGGCGAAATGACCGGTGACAGCCGCTGCTGCTGCCATCGCCGGGCTGACCAGATGCGTGCGACCGCCACGGCCCTGACGGCCTTCAAAGTTACGGTTGCTGGTCGAGGCGCAACGTTCACCCGGATTCAGACGGTCGTTGTTCATCGCCAGACACATGGAACAGCCCGGCAGACGCCACTCA
Coding sequences within it:
- the setA gene encoding sugar efflux transporter A, with protein sequence MLWLMTMGRRLNGVYAAFMLVAFMMGVAGALQAPTLSLFLSREVGAQPFWVGLFYTVNAIAGILVSLWLAKRSDSQGDRRKLILFCCAMAIGNALLFAFNRHYLTLITCGVLLASLANTAMPQLFALAREYADNSAREVVMFSSVMRAQLSLAWVIGPPLAFMIALNYGFTVMFSIAAGIFAISLVLIACVLPSVARIEQATDKPVTQISGWQNKNVRMLFIASTLMWTCNTMYIIDMPLWISNDLGLPDKLAGILMGTAAGLEIPAMILAGYYVKRFGKRRMMVVAVAAGVLFYLGLIMFHSREALLALQLFNAIFIGIVAGIGMLWFQDLMPGRAGSATTLFTNSISTGVILAGVIQGALVQSYGHFAVYWVIAAISLLTLALTCRVKDV
- the yabI gene encoding inner membrane protein, giving the protein MLDLPVAKFILPNIIGCVLWPPFYFLPGILAGAATDIPVDAQSGDFKWLLLATALLLWVGVWLCWRLWRSAKAGTDRLTHYLPRSRLIWLAPLLLGVAVVALAALIRHPLMPVYGEILLKVVSR
- the thiP gene encoding thiamine transporter membrane protein, with protein sequence MATRCQPLIPGWLIPGLIAATLMVVVSLGAFLALWFNAPESDLVALWHDSYLWHVVRFSFWQAFLSALISVVPAIFLARALYRRRFPGRKILLRLCAMTLILPVLVAVFGILSVYGRQGWIASLLSVFGIEWTFSPYGLQGILLAHVFFNMPMATRLFLQALENIPGEQRQLAAQLGMRGWPFFRFVEWPWLRRQIPPVAALIFMLCFASFATVLSLGGGPQATTIELAIYQALSFDYDPGRAAILAMVQMFCCLGLVLLSQRLSKAIAVGSHQVSGWRDPQDRWRSRVTDIVLIALALLLMLPPLLAVVVDGLNLNVISVLQQPVLWQATGTSLRIAIGAGLLCVLLTMMLLWSSRELYARQARVAGQALELSGMLILAMPGIVLATGFFLLFNSTIGLPAHADGIVIFTNALMAIPYALKVLENPMRDVSARYTLLCQSLGMRGWQRLKVVELRALKRPIAQALAFASVLSIGDFGVVALFGNDDFRTLPFWLYQQIGSYRSQDGAVTALLLLLLCFTLFTVIEKLPGVMLKLTDVTWLYQHLPMRFTLTAKQGEMIAILGPSGAGKSTLLNLIAGFLPPARGEMTINGQDHTHTPPSQRPVSMLFQEIICLPI
- the leuD gene encoding isopropylmalate isomerase small subunit, translated to MAEKFTQHTGLVVPLDAANVDTDAIIPKQFLQKVTRTGFGAHLFNDWRFLDDQGQQPNPEFVLNFPEFKGASILLTRENFGCGSSREHAPWALTDYGFKVVIAPSFADIFYGNSFNNQLLPVTLSDEQVDEMFALVKANPGITFEVDLEAEVVKAGDKTYAFSIDAFRRHCMINGLDSIGLTLQHEDSIAAYENKQPAFMN
- the sgrR_2 gene encoding transcriptional regulator SgrR; its protein translation is MASGRLQQQFIRLWQCCEGLERETTLNELAELLNCSRRHMRTLLNTMQQQGWLNWEAEAGRGKRSRLTFLYTGLALQQQRAEDLLEQDRIDQLVQLVGDKAAVRQMLVSHLGRSFRQGRHILRVLYYRPMKNLLPGSALRRSETHMARQIFSGLTRINEENGELEADIAHHWQQLSPLHWRFFLRPGIHFHHGRELEMDDVIASLQRARELPLYSHISRIHSPTAWTLDIELSQPDQWLPWLMGYVPSMILPHEWQSMPHFSSQPVGTGPYAVTRNNNNQLKIRAFDDYFGYRALIDEVNVWVLPDISEEFSPGLTLEGPTEGEKAVESRLEEGCYYLLFDARTHRGASRDVRQWVSQILAPRQSDLSGGRSTPDLLVPGVWAASSLAPCPPRTRRETRRAGIHHPDLLSRTR
- the tbpA gene encoding thiamine ABC transporter substrate-binding protein; this encodes MLKKVLPLLALFALPVFAKPVLTVYTYDSFAADWGPGPVVKKAFEADCNCEMKFVALEDGVSLLNRLRMEGKNSKADVVLGLDNNLLDAASQTKLFAKSGVPSEAVNVPGGWKNDTFVPFDYGYFAFVYDKNKLKNPPKSLKELVESDQKWRVIYQDPRTSTPGLGLLLWMQKVYGDNAPEAWQKLAAKTVTVTKGWSEAYGLFLKGESDLVLSYTTSPAYHIIEEKKDHYAAANFSEGHYLQVEVAARTAASKQPELAEKFLKFMVSPAFQNAIPTGNWMYPVTNVTLPAGFDQLTKPQTTLEFTPQQVSSQRAAWISEWQRAVSR
- the sgrR_1 gene encoding transcriptional regulator SgrR — protein: MSKLLAAEGVKLEIQEVEYDEWHRGEAVSDIWLNSANFTLPLDFSLFSHLFEIPLIQHCIARDWQQDAAQWRAGEMNLAVWCQQLLSQQAMVPLIHHWLMIQGQRSMRGMRMNTLGWFDFKSAWFAPPEP
- the thiQ_1 gene encoding thiamine transporter ATP-binding subunit, which gives rise to MSGGQRQRVALARCLVREQPILLLDEPFSALDPALRQEMLQLVKDVCQQKQLTMLMVSHSVEDAASIAPRAVVIADGRIDWDGETQALLSGNASASALLGIHAQPV